Genomic segment of Rhodococcus sp. W8901:
TCCCGATCCGCATGCTTCCCGTCCCGTCTCCAGGGGTGTACCGAAGTCACCCTGAACCCCTGTTATATTGCCCAATGCAAAGGACCGACCGGGGGCATCGGGTCGGTGGGGGAGGACTTTCGCGATGGGGGCGGCTTTGTTGCCGAGGGGGACGAACGGGCACGTGTGTGCCCACGATCGTGTGTGGGCAGCGTCGGCGCCCGCGATCTCCGAGACATACCCGGCCACGACATCGGTGTACCTCGCGCCCGCCGGCCTGCGGTTCTTCCAGGCCTGATCATCCGCGACGTCTCAGACTCGAGTCAGCTCGACATATCACTAGGGGGTTTCACAGATGGGTAAGCACCGCAAGAGCCGGGCGAGGACGATCGCTCGGGTGGCGTTGGTTCCCTCCGCCGCGGCCGCAGTGGTCGTGGCGGCATCGGGCGCGGCGTCGGCTGCGCCGGACCAGTTGCCGTCGCAGGGCGGTGTCACCTCCGCTCCGCAGACGCAGGGCGGCGTCACCTCCGGACCGTCGTCGCAGGGCGGCGTCACGTCCGCGCCCGCGCAGCCGGAGCCGGTCTACTGGGTGGAGCCCCCGGCCCAGTACCAGAACATCGAGTACCAGCCGCTCGACAACTACGACTACGACACGAACACCTACAACGCGCCCGACAACTACTACGTGGCGCCCGTCCAGTTCGAGGACCTGCACCTGCCGACGTATGTCGAGCCGACCGCGCCGATCATCGCGCCGCGCGAAACCCTGCGCCTGGGTACCTTCCACACGCCGCAGCCCAACTGGATCACCGACGGTGACCTCGCGCGCACCAACAACACGTCCGCCGTCATCGAGGCCGAGGTGTCGACGTTCTGGCGCTCGCTGGGCGTCGAGACCACGCGCGCGAACCGGTTGGCGGCGGCACAATTGGGTATGGGTGCGGCGGGCGCGATCGGGACGGGTGTTGTCGGCGCGCTGGTCGGCGGGACGATTGGCGGCGGCATCGGAGCAGGAATGTGGGGCGGAACCGATCTGCTCATTCCAGGTGGGCAGGTCGTCTTCGTCACCAACGGTGTGGCCGGCACCGCGATCGGTGCTGCCGTCGGCGGAGTGCTCGGCGCTGTGCCGGGCGCTGTGACTGGTGTTATCGCGGGAACCACCATCGGCACTGGTGATCTCGGCGAGCCGCAGGAGCTGCCTGCCGAGGTGCGTAGCTACTTCAACGACGTCGACCAGCCCGCGGTCACGGCGCAGACGCAGGAGACCCTCGCGCAGTGGGAGACCACGCCGATCGGCGGGGCCACCGCGTCGGCCGTGCGGGACGTCGTGAACGCCGCACCCGGAATCGACCGTCAGGCACGTGATTTCGTGGCCGCGCGGCCCGGCGGCTCGCAGGTGCTCGACCAGATCGACGGGGCGCTCACCACATTCGTCGCCGAGTCGTCACTCGGCGTTGCCGCGAACATGATCAGTGGAGCCGTCGGGGGCGGCATCCAGGCATGAGCCACGGGTGGGGCGGACCGGTGTCCGCCCCATCCGTCGACTTCGGGGAGGACATATGGCGACGGACAACCGAGCGGACAATTCGCTGTTCCCGGACGTCACCGAGCACTACGGGACGGAGTCGGTCCCCGAACGCCCGGTGACCGAAGAGATTGCGGCGCTGCCGGTTCCGTCCGAACCGGACCTCGGGCGCCCCTCGGGGCAGGCGCACCCGGCGCCCGAGCCCGCCGTGGTCGCCGAGCCTGTTGCAACTCCCGAGTCGGCCACAACCGCCGAATCGCTCGCCGTACCCGAGCCCATCGAACCGCCCGAGTCCGACGCTGTACCTGAACCGGTCGCCGAGTTCGACCAGTTGCCGACGTGGCTGGTGACCGCCCCGGCGGAGTCACCGGCGGAGAAGCCGTCCGCGAAGAGGAAGCCGCTGCTGATCGGTGGCGGCGCCGCCGCGCTCCTCGTCATCGCTGCGACCGCGACGATCGTCGGGTTCCGCGGCGCAAGCGACGCGATCGCGGGCTCGCCGAATCCCGTCGCCGGCTCCACTGCGGCGTCGTCGTCGGCGGCGGCGGACACGACGGTCGCGGTGGCGCCGGCGCAGTCCGCCGGGTGGTGTGCGGATTCTGTCGCCGACGGGCGGAGCGTCGGTCGCGGACCGGGAAGTGTCGACGACGGCCCGGGCGCGATCAGGGCGTTCGACCACGCGTACTACGTCGACCGCGACGGCGCCAGGGTCGCGTCACTGATGGTGACGCCCAACGCCGTTCCGGACATCCAGAAGTGGATCGACGAGGTTCCGCTCGGTACCGAGCACTGCGTCACCGTCGTCCCCACCGCCGACCCGAACGTATTCGAGGTCGATCTGGGATTGCGGTCGCCGACCGGTTCGGACGGCGTGATCCGCCAACGTGTCACGGTCGCACCGTCGCCGGCGGGATTCAAGATCGCCAAGGTGGAGGACCTGCGATGAACAACGTGGTCTCGCTGCGCCGCACCCCCAGGGTGCCCGAGCCGGAGCGGGTGTCCGCGATGGTGGTCGCCGGATCGGGTGGGGCCGCGACCACCACGACGGTGTACGGGTTGGCCACTGCGCTCCGCCTCGGTACCGGCAAGGACGTCTCGGCGGTCGACGCGACCAGCGACGGCGGAAACCTCCTCGCGCGTGCCGGATTCGGCGCTGTCGATCCCGCCCGATCGATCCGGCAGCTCGAGTCGCGCATGGCGCTCACGTCCGCCGGTGTGGTGGTGGTGGGCAGCGGCAACGCGCAGGCGAGCGACCCCGCGATCGTCGACGAGCTGCTCGCGGCCCGGCACAGCGCTCGCGTCCACGACGTCGGTACCGCGCTGCGCTCGCCGCGACTGGCGCCACTGATCCGCTCCGGTGCGGCACTGGTGGTGGTCGCGCCCGCTCGTTCCGAACCGCTGAGCCGGATGCGTGACGCCCTCACCTGGGTGATGTCGACGTACGGTGCGCAGGTGCTCGGCGGCACCACCGTCGTCGTCTCGCACCAGATGCCCGACGCGCCAGTCGATCTGGGGCCGATCCGGGACGCACTGTCACCGCGGATCGCAGGATTCGTCGAGGTGCCCTTCGACGCGGCCCTCGCGCAGCCCGGAGTCATCGACCACCGCCGTCTGGCGACCTCGACGATCGACGCCTGGACCGACGTCCTGGACGTGCTCGGCGGACTGTTCTCCCGGCCGGAGCAGCCGGGGGAGGCGAGCGAGGAACTCGCCTGAACGGACGAAGGGACCCTTCACGCGCTGGTGGCGCATGATGGGTCCCTTCAGCTGGAGGCCGGCCGATCAGGCCTTGAGGTCTCCAAGTGCATCGATGCGCGCCGTGGCGTCGGCCATGATGCGGTCGATCAGTTCCTGGCAGCTGGGCAGGTCGTCGATCATGCCGACCACCTGACCGGACGCGAGCACACCGGCCTCCGTGTTGCCCTCGACCAGACCGGCCTTGAGCAGCATCGGGGTGTTGGCGGCCATGATGATCTGCTGCCACGTGCGGTCGCCCGACTTCTTCATGGCGAGTCCGTCCTTGGCGAGCGTGGACCACTTCATGCCCGTCATCGCCTTGAACTTCATGGCATTCTTGGTGGCCGCAACGAGTCCCTTTGCGTAGCTGGACTTCTCGAGTGCATTGACCAGTTCGGTGTTGAGCACGCGGTGCGGCATGCCGTCGACCTTCACCGACACCGTGGTGTCCGTCAGGCTGCGCTTGAGGTACTCCTGCTTGACCGAGTCCGGCACCGCCGAATCGCTCGTGAGCAGGAACCGGGTGCCCATCGCGACGCCCGCGGCACCGTAAGACAGCGCCGCGGCCAGGCCGCGACCGTCGAAGAAGCCGCCGCCGGCGACAACCGGGATGTCGACTGCGTCGAGCACGGACGGCAGCAGCAGCGTCGTCGCGACTCCGCCGGTGTGGCCGCCGCCCTCACCGCCCTGCACGATCACAGCGTCGGCGCCCCACGAGGCGACCTTCACGGCGTGCTTGGCGGCACCGATCGACGGGATCACGACGATCCCGTTGTCCTTGAGCTTGGCGATCAGTTCCTTCTTGGGCGCCAACGCGAACGAGGCGACCTTGACGCCCTCGCGGATCAGCAGATCGCAGCGCTTCGAGGCGTCCGACGCGTCGGCGCGCATGTTGACGCCGAACGGCTTGTCCGTCAGCTGCTTGGTCTTGAGGACCGCTGCCTCGAGCTCCTCGTAGGTCATCGTCGCCGAGGCGAGGATGCCGAGGCCGCCCGCGTTGGCGGTGGCCGCGGTGAGGCGCGGGCCGGACACCCAGCCCATACCCGTCTGCACGATCGGATGCTCGACACCGACCAGCTCGGTGAACGGCGTCTTCAGCACGGCGGTCACGCCGAGACCTCGCGGTCACGCAGGCTCTTCGGATCGATGACCTCGCGGATCAGGCGCAGCTCCTCGGCGGTGGGCTCGCGGGTGATGCCGGCCTCGGCCAGGCCCGCGATCTCGAAGGAGGTGTTGGCCTTGACGTCCTCGGCGGTGACGCCGGGGTGCAGGCTCACCGCACGCATCGTCTGGTTCGGGCCCTGGAAGTCGAACACACCGAGGTTGGTGACCACCTGGTGGTTCTTCAGGAAGCGGAACGCCGGGTTCTCCGGGTCCACCTTGTCGTAGCCGACGCCGCACACCACGTCGACCTGCTCGGCGAACACGCGGGTGGAGTGCTTGCCCACCCAGTAGCTGGTGGCGTGGTTGATGGTGTTGCCGGGGGCGCCGCGCAGGCCGAACATCTGGCGGGTCGGCTTGTCCAGCGGGCCGAACGCGGAGAGGTTCTGGTTGCCGAACTTGTCGATCTGGTTCGCGCCCATCACCACGTGGCGACGGCCGGATGCGACCACGTCGAACACCTTGGAGAACGGGATGTAACCCTCGATCGGCGCGCTCGCGCCGATGGCCGGTGCGTCGGCCAGGATCAGGGCCTCACCGTCGGTGATGATCAGGTCCGGCTCGGTGGTGAGCTTGGCCAGGCGGGCACCGATCAGCGGCAGCGTCGCCATGGGGGAGGCGAAGATCTCGCCGGCGTCGGCGAACAACTCGGCGCACGCGATGGCGCAGTACTCCGCGCGGGTTACCTCGGTCATGACTTCTGCTCCTCTGCGAACTTGCGCACGGCGGCCTGGTAGTCGTCCTCGCTGCCGGACAGGTAGGTGTCGGCGAAGGCCTGCCACGCCTCGGGGGTCTTGGCGGACTCGGCGTAGTGGCGCTGGAACTTCTCGTCGCGCTTGTACTCGCCGGCGAAGGTGAAGTGCGCGCCGCCCGGGGCCTCGGTGACGGTGTCGACCATCGCGCGGTTCAGGATCAGGGCCTGATGCGGGACGGACTTGACGAGTTCCTCGGTCGAGACGATCTTGTCGACGCTGAGGATGCGCTGCTCGGCCGCGAGGCAGAACAGGTCGTCGAAGTAGGGGTCGACGCCGGTGTAGGCGGCGTTGCCGCGCTCGTCGGCCAGGTCCAGGTGGACCAGGGCGGCGTCGAGGTTCAGCGCGGGCATCGCGATGAGGGACTCGATGCGGCCGTCGGCATGCGGGTACGGGGATGCGACGGTCTTGAGCTCGTCGCCCCAGACGGTCTGCGCATCCGAGCCGAGGCCGGCACGGATCGGCATGAACGGCAGGCGCGCGGCGGCGGCCTGCAGGCCGGCCTTGACCATGCCCTCGTCCATCTCGCGAGACTCGATGGTCCCGGCGACGCGGGCCTGTGCGAACCAGGGGTCGTAGAACGGCGCCGAGTCCAGGGACACGAAGCCGTAGTAGGCGCGCTTGACCTTGCCCGCGGAGATCAGCAGACCGAGGTCCGGGCCGAGGTACCCGACGACGGTCAGGTCCTTGACGTCGCTCCGCAGCAGCGCGCGCACCAGTGCCATCGGCTTGCGCCGCGAGCCCCAGCCGCCGATGCCGATGGTCATCCCGCTCTGGATGCCGGCGACGGCCTCATCCAGTGAGCGGCGCTTGTCGCGCTTCTCAGCCATTACTTGCTGTCTCCCTTGGGTGCGGTGGTGTTCGACTTCGGCTTGCCCGTGGCGACGAACTCGTCGCGGTGCTCGTCGGCGACGCCGGCGAGGTTGAGCTCGAACGTGAAGCCCTGCTCGATCCGGTAGCTGGTGTGCACGTCCATCACGTCGATGCGGTTGATCGCTTCCTTGGCGCGGCGGATCACTCGGGTGTCCTTGGCGGCGATCTCGCCGGCGATCTTCAGCGCGCATGCGTCGAGCTCGGCGCGCGGGACCACGTCGTACACGGAACCGAAGTGCTTGAGCGTCTGGGCGTCGACGTTCTTGGCCGTGTAGTACAGCGTGCGCATCATGTGCTGGGGGACCAGGCGGGCGAGGTGCGTGGCCGCACCGAGTGCGCCGCGGTCCACCTCGGGCAGGCCGAAGATCGCATCGTCGGACGCGACGATGACGTCCGCGTTGCCGACCAGGCCGATGCCACCGCCGACGCAGAAGCCGTTGACGGCGACCACGACGGGCACCTCGCAGTCGTAGACCGCGGAGAAGGCTGCGGCGCAGCCGCGGTTGGCGTCGATGAGCGCGCCGTGACCCTCGGTGGCCTGCATTTCCTTGATGTCGACGCCGGCGTTGAAGCCGCGTCCCTCGGCGCGCAGGATCACCACGTGCGTGCTGGGATCCTTGCCCGCTTCGAGGATGGCGTCGGCCAACTCGAACCAGCCCTTCGAGGGGATGGCATTCACGGGCGGGTAGTCGACGGTGACCGTGGTGATCCCGGCACCGTCCGAGGTCGAAGTGATGCCCATGGCATGTTCCTTACGTCTGTTGACCGAACCAAGCGATTGCTTGGTAAGTTATCACAGACGGGTGCGAATGACTCGTGCCGCTTCAGGGAGGATGAACGTGGATCTCGGTCTCGAAGGCAAGGTCGTGCTGGTGACCGGCGGAGTGCGCGGAATCGGGGCCGGCATCAGCCGGTCCTTCATGCGTGCGGGCGCGACGGTGGTGACGTGCGCGCGTCGCCCGGCCGACGAACCCGTCGAGGTCGCGGGTCCCGGAGGCGAACTGCGCAGCATCGACTTCATCCCGTGCGACGTGCGCGACGCGGACCAGGTGCAGTCGATGATCGATCAGATCGTTGCGAAGTACGGCCGGCTCGACACTGTCGTGAACAATGCCGGTGGCGCCCCGTTCGCGATGGCCGCCGACGCGAGCCCCAAGTTCCACTCGAAGATCGTCGAGCTGAACCTCCTCGCTCCGCTGCTGATCTCGCAGATCGCGAACGCGATCATGCAGAAGCAGGAGGACGGTGGGTCGATCGTGATGATCTCCAGCGTCAGCGGCAGCCGACCCTCCCCGGGCACCGCGGCGTACGGCGCCGCGAAGGCGGGCATCGACTCGCTCGCGGCCAGCCTGTCCGTCGAGTGGGCGCCCAAGGTGCGGGTCAATTCGATCGTCGTCGGCCTCGTGCAGACCGAGCTGAGCCACCTGCACTACGGCGACGAGGCCGGCATCGACGCCGTCGGCGCCACCGTCCCGCTGGGTCGGATGGCATTGCCCGAGGACATCGGCAACTGTGCGACATTCCTGGCATCACCGTTGGCGGCCTACGTCAGCGGTTCGACCCTTACCGTCCACGGCGGCGGCGAGCGCCCGGCCTTCCTGGCCGCGGCAACAACTTAAGGAGAATCAAGTGAGCGGATTGCTTGACGGCCGAGTCGTCATCATCACCGGCGCCGGCCGTGGAATCGGTCGCGCGCACGCGCTGGCCTTCGCGGCGGAGGGCGCCAAGGTCGTCGTCAACGACATCGGTGTCGGCGGCGACGGCTCCAACACCGGCGAGACCCCTGCCGAGCAGGTTGTCGCCGAGATCAAGGCCGCCGGCGGCGAGGCCGTCGTCAACGGCGACGACGTCGCGTCGTGGGAGGGTGCCCAGAACCTGATCCAGACGGCTATCGACACGTTCGGTGGACTGGACATCCTGGTCAACAATGCGGGCTTCCTGCGTGACCGCATGCTTGTCGGCATGAGCGAGGAAGAGTGGGACGCGGTCATCCGCGTGCACCTCAAGGGCCACTTCGCCCCGCTGCGCCACGCCGCCGCGTACTGGCGTGCCGAGTCCAAGGCCGGGCGCCCGGTGGACGCCCGCATCATCAACACCAGCTCGGGTGCGGGCCTGCAGGGCTCCATCGGCCAGGGCAACTACGCCGCGGCCAAGGCCGGCATCGCTGAGATGACGATCCAGGCTGCCGCCGAGCTGAAGAACTACGGCGTCTCCGTCAACGCGATCGCCCCCGCGGCCCGTACCCGCATGACCGTCGGCGCCGGTGGCGCGATGGCCGAGGCGATGGCCGCTCCGGAGGAGGGCTTCGACGCGATGGCGCCGGAGAACATCTCCCCGCTGGTCGTGTGGCTGGGCAGCGCCGAGGCGAAGAACGTCACCGGCCGCGTGTTCGAGGTCGAGGGCGGCAAGATTACCGTCGCCGAGGGCTGGCGCCACGGCCCCACCCAGGACAAGGGTGACCGCTGGGACCCGAAGGAGCTCGGACCGGTCGTCGCCGACCTGCTCGAGAAGGCCGAGACCCCCACCCCGGTCTACGGAGCCTGAGCAGCGGCATTCTCGCCTGACGAAAACCGCCCGTGCGCTCGATGCGCACGGGCGGTTTTCGCGTTTCGGCGTGTTTATGCCGGGGTACGGATGATCAGGACCGTGCCGGGGAAGTAGGCGGCGAGTTCGCTGCGCGCCTGCTTGAGCGCCGCGGTCCCGTAACCCTGCTTGCGGGCGTCGGGCGCCACCCAGACCGCGACGTCCACCTCGTTGCCGGTGAGCTCGCCGAACACCAGGCCGACACTGCTGGGCTCGTCGCCGGTCGTGCATTCCGCGACGAACCACCCTGCCGACTCGTCGTCGATGCGCTCGAGCCCGTCCCGACGCTCCTGCTCGACGCGGTCCGGGCTCCACGGCGCGCCCGAGTCGTCGAAGCGCTCGGCGGACCGCTTGCGGAACAGGTCGGTGTCCCCGTCCGAATCGGTGAAGGGGCGCAAGCGAACTCCGGCGCCGGTGCTGAACGGACGCTGCTCGGGCAGCCACTGCAGGGTGGCGTCGAGGTCCTCGAGCTCGGTGCGGATCCGGTCGCGTTCCGTGACCGTCAGCCGGTCGAAACGCAGGTTCAGCACGGCCTCGGCGCAGAAGTCGGACGTCTCGAGCAGGTCACGGACGGCCGCGACGGCGGCGGCACGGTCCTTGCTCTCGACGATTGCGTCCAGGACCTCGTGACGACGGTCGAGTGCCTTCAGCAGGGCCGAAGCGATCTCGCGCCGGTCGATCACCTGGTCGTGGTTCTTCACTGTCATGGTGCGACATTCCTCCTCGAGAACGGGGGTCCCGGCGCCGATGTGCCGGGCGTCGACCCTCATTATTCCCGTCTGTGCGCCTGCGGGGGAGTGCCGCGCGCTATTCGCAGACGACGACGGGGATCTGCCGATCGGTCCAGGCCTGGTAATCATCGAACTCGGGATACATCGCCAGCAGCTTCGGCCACAGCTGCGCGCGCTCGTCGTCGTCGGCGACACGGGCTACCAGATTGCGTACCTGTGAACGGATCTGGATCGTCACTTTCGGGTCGGCCTTCAGGTTCAGGTACCACATCGGGTTCATCGGCTGGCCGCCCTGCGAGGCGACGAGGACGATGCGGTCGTCATCCTCGAGGAACACCAGGGGGGTCACCCGTGGCTCGCCGGTCTTGCGTCCGGTGGTGGTGAGCAGGCAGATCGGCAGGCCGTGCTTCGCGGCGCTGCCGATCCGCCACTTGCCGCCGATGCGCCCACCCGTGACCCGGTACACGACGACGTTCGTTTTCGACATCCACTTGACGAGGGATCGGGTGAACTGCGTATCGAGCAACGGTGGGCGCTTCATCGTGGCGTCAGATCCGCTCGATGATGGTGCCCGTCGCGAGTGCGCCGCCCGCGCACATCGTGATCAGGGCGGTCGAGCCGTCGCGGCGCTCGAGTTCGTGCAGCGCGGTGGTGATCAGGCGAGAACCGGTGCTGCCCACGGGATGTCCGAGCGCGAGCGCGCCGCCGTTGACGTTGACCTTGTCCATGTCGGGGCCGTGGACCTGGGCCCAGGACAGGGCGACCGACGCGAACGCCTCGTTGACCTCGAACAGGTCCAGATCGCCGATCTTCATGCCGGCCTTCTCGAGCACCCGCGCGGTGGCCTGTACGGGGCCGTCGAGGTGGTACTCGGGCTCGGCGCCGACGAGGGCCTGGGTGACGATGCGGGCACGGGGCTTGAGGCCGAGCGCGCGGGCGCGGTCCTCGTCCATGAGCATGACCGCGGCGGCGCCGTCGGAGATCTGCGACGACGTGCCGGCGGTGTGGATGCCGCCCTCGAGGACCGGCTCGAGCTTCGCGAGCGACTCCGCGGTGGTGTCGCGCAGGCCCTGGTCGCGGCTGACGACGTTCATCTCGGACGTCGGCTGCTTGTCCTCGCCGATGACCGGTGCGGTCACCGGGACGATCTCGCGGTCGAAGCGACCCTCGGCCCACGCCTGCTTCGCGAGCGCCTGCGAGCGGACACCGAGGGCCTCGATGTCGTCACGGGTCAGGCCACGGCGCTTCGCGATGCGTTCGGCGGCGTCGAACTGGTTGGGCATGTCGATGTCCCACGACGCGGGACGGCGCGGCCCGGCCTCGGTGCCGACGTTGGCGCCCAACGGAACCTGGCTCATCGCCTCGACGCCGCACGCGACGCCGATGTCGATGGCGCCGGTCGCGATGAGACCCGCGATGAGGTGGTTGGCCTGCTGCGCGGAACCGCACTGGCAGTCGATGGTGGTGGCGCCGGTCTGCCACGGCAGGCCCGCGGCGAGCCACGCGGTGCGGGTGACGTTGTTGGACTGCGCGCCGGCCTGCGTGACACAGCCGCCGATGACCTGTTCGACCAGTACCGGATCGATCCCCGCGCGATCGACGATTCCCTTTTGTGCGGCACCGAGGATCTCGGCCGCGTGCAGGCCCGACAACCAGCCACCGCGCTTCCCGATCGGTGTGCGAACTGCCTCGACGATTACTGGTGTGCCCACGGCGGGCTCCTTTCACTCTCTTCTTCGAAAAGTAGAACAGGTTCTCCCGACAGGGCAAGGGGTCCTGCGGCAGATATTTGCCTAGTCTTTCCCTGATCGGCGCTCTGTGATTCAATGCATGTAGAACGTGTTACACATCACTTCGCGGGCTGACCGCGAGGGCAGGAGACAGCAGTGGCGCAGCCCAATATTCCCGCAGGGTTCGACTTTACGGATCCTGACATCTACGCACACCGTATCCCCGTCGAGGAGCTTGCCGAGGTCCGCAAGACTCAGCCGGTCTACTGGGTCGACCAGCCGGACGGCGTCGGTGGCTTCAACGACGGTGGCTACTGGCTGGTCACCCGGCACGAGGACATCCGGGACGTCTCGCAGCGCAGCGACGTGTTCTCCACGTGGGAGAACACCGCGATTCCGCGGTTCGCGGACGACATGCAGCGTGAGGCCATCGAGCTGCAGCGGTTCGTCCTGCTGAACAAGGACGCGCCGGAGCACACCAAGCTGCGCAAGCTCGTCGCCCGCGGCTTCACGCCCCGCGCGATCAACGGGCTCAAGGCCGAACTGAAGTCCCGCGCCGAGGCCATCGTCAAGGCCGCCGCTGCGGAGGGTAGTGGCGACTTCGTCACCCAGGTCGCGGCGGAGCTGCCGCTGCAGGCCATCGCCGAACTCATCGGTGTGCCGCAGGAGGACCGCGGCAAGGTCTTCGAGTGGTCCAACCAGATGACCTCGTACGACGATCCCGAGTTCGCCGACGTCGATCCGGCGGCCGCGTCGATGGAGATCCTCGGGTACGCGTACCAGATGGCCGAGGCCCGCAAGGAGAATCCGGGCACCGACATCGTCACCACGCTCATCGAGGCGGACGTCGACGGCGACGTGCTCAGCCCGGAGGAGTTCGGCTTCTTCGTGATCGTGCTCGCGGTGGCCGGTAACGAGACCACCCGCAACGCGACCACGCACGGCATGAAGGCCTTCATGGACAACCCCGACCAGTGGGAGCTGTTCAAGAAGGAACGTCCGAAGACCATGGCCGACGAGATCATCCGCTGGGCCACCCCGGTCGCGTCGTTCCAGCGCACCGCGCTCGCGGACACCGAGATCGGCGGCGTCGCGATCAAGAAGGGTCAGCGCGTGGTGATGAGCTACGTCTCGGCCAACTTCGACGAGGACGTGTTCGAGAACCCGCACACGTTCGACATCACGCGTGACCCGAACCCGCACCTGTCGTTCGGTGGCACCGGTGCCCACTACTGCCTGGGTGCCAACCTCGCTCGCATGGAGATCGAGTTGATCTTCAACGCGATCGCCGACGTCCTCCCGGACATCACCGAGGCCGGCGACACCCGCCGCCTGCGGTCCGGCTGGCTCAACGGCATCAAGGAGTACCAGGTCGACTACAAGACCTCGGGTTGCCCGGTCTCCCACTAGGTTCGAATCTCTCCCTCCGGCTCGAGCGGAACACCAAGTCGGGCCACACGGACGCAGTAGCGTCAGCGAGATCCCTCATCCCTCGCTGACGCTACTGCTTTGTGTGTAGGAGGGTTTCGTGGGTGGGGCGGGTGTGCCGGTCCCGGTGGTGGGTACACGGCAGCGCGCACACGAGAATGGGGCGGTTACCGGATCCGGTAACCGCCCCATCGCTTTTCGGGAACTGTCGTCGTTTCGGTGAATCAGACCTTCTTCAACGTCTTCATGGCCCGGTCGACCTCCCAGAAGGCCCGCAGCGACTGCAGCTTGCCCGCCGCGTTCACGCGGTAGATGAAGACTCCCTCGGCGTCCACCTGGTTGCCGGCGATCACCGAGCGGATGAAGCCGATGTTGACGTTCTCGTCACCGCACACCAACGAGTCCTTGACGATGAACTCGAGCGAGTCGGTGTTGGCGATGGTCATGTCGTAGAACTTCGAGATCGCCTCGCGCCCATGATGACCCTTGCCCTCCGGATCGAACCCCGACGGACCGACCGGATCCTCGACCCAGCCGTCCTCGGCGAACAGATCCAGCCACTCTTCCTTGCGCTTGCCGCTCGCGGCGGACTGCGACGCGCGTGCCGCGATC
This window contains:
- a CDS encoding NAD(P)H-dependent flavin oxidoreductase, whose protein sequence is MTAVLKTPFTELVGVEHPIVQTGMGWVSGPRLTAATANAGGLGILASATMTYEELEAAVLKTKQLTDKPFGVNMRADASDASKRCDLLIREGVKVASFALAPKKELIAKLKDNGIVVIPSIGAAKHAVKVASWGADAVIVQGGEGGGHTGGVATTLLLPSVLDAVDIPVVAGGGFFDGRGLAAALSYGAAGVAMGTRFLLTSDSAVPDSVKQEYLKRSLTDTTVSVKVDGMPHRVLNTELVNALEKSSYAKGLVAATKNAMKFKAMTGMKWSTLAKDGLAMKKSGDRTWQQIIMAANTPMLLKAGLVEGNTEAGVLASGQVVGMIDDLPSCQELIDRIMADATARIDALGDLKA
- a CDS encoding CoA-transferase subunit beta, which encodes MTEVTRAEYCAIACAELFADAGEIFASPMATLPLIGARLAKLTTEPDLIITDGEALILADAPAIGASAPIEGYIPFSKVFDVVASGRRHVVMGANQIDKFGNQNLSAFGPLDKPTRQMFGLRGAPGNTINHATSYWVGKHSTRVFAEQVDVVCGVGYDKVDPENPAFRFLKNHQVVTNLGVFDFQGPNQTMRAVSLHPGVTAEDVKANTSFEIAGLAEAGITREPTAEELRLIREVIDPKSLRDREVSA
- a CDS encoding CoA transferase subunit A, yielding MAEKRDKRRSLDEAVAGIQSGMTIGIGGWGSRRKPMALVRALLRSDVKDLTVVGYLGPDLGLLISAGKVKRAYYGFVSLDSAPFYDPWFAQARVAGTIESREMDEGMVKAGLQAAAARLPFMPIRAGLGSDAQTVWGDELKTVASPYPHADGRIESLIAMPALNLDAALVHLDLADERGNAAYTGVDPYFDDLFCLAAEQRILSVDKIVSTEELVKSVPHQALILNRAMVDTVTEAPGGAHFTFAGEYKRDEKFQRHYAESAKTPEAWQAFADTYLSGSEDDYQAAVRKFAEEQKS
- the echA20 gene encoding (7aS)-7a-methyl-1,5-dioxo-2,3,5,6,7,7a-hexahydro-1H-indene-carboxyl-CoA hydrolase, encoding MGITSTSDGAGITTVTVDYPPVNAIPSKGWFELADAILEAGKDPSTHVVILRAEGRGFNAGVDIKEMQATEGHGALIDANRGCAAAFSAVYDCEVPVVVAVNGFCVGGGIGLVGNADVIVASDDAIFGLPEVDRGALGAATHLARLVPQHMMRTLYYTAKNVDAQTLKHFGSVYDVVPRAELDACALKIAGEIAAKDTRVIRRAKEAINRIDVMDVHTSYRIEQGFTFELNLAGVADEHRDEFVATGKPKSNTTAPKGDSK
- a CDS encoding SDR family oxidoreductase translates to MDLGLEGKVVLVTGGVRGIGAGISRSFMRAGATVVTCARRPADEPVEVAGPGGELRSIDFIPCDVRDADQVQSMIDQIVAKYGRLDTVVNNAGGAPFAMAADASPKFHSKIVELNLLAPLLISQIANAIMQKQEDGGSIVMISSVSGSRPSPGTAAYGAAKAGIDSLAASLSVEWAPKVRVNSIVVGLVQTELSHLHYGDEAGIDAVGATVPLGRMALPEDIGNCATFLASPLAAYVSGSTLTVHGGGERPAFLAAATT
- a CDS encoding SDR family oxidoreductase, with product MSGLLDGRVVIITGAGRGIGRAHALAFAAEGAKVVVNDIGVGGDGSNTGETPAEQVVAEIKAAGGEAVVNGDDVASWEGAQNLIQTAIDTFGGLDILVNNAGFLRDRMLVGMSEEEWDAVIRVHLKGHFAPLRHAAAYWRAESKAGRPVDARIINTSSGAGLQGSIGQGNYAAAKAGIAEMTIQAAAELKNYGVSVNAIAPAARTRMTVGAGGAMAEAMAAPEEGFDAMAPENISPLVVWLGSAEAKNVTGRVFEVEGGKITVAEGWRHGPTQDKGDRWDPKELGPVVADLLEKAETPTPVYGA
- a CDS encoding GNAT family N-acetyltransferase, which encodes MTVKNHDQVIDRREIASALLKALDRRHEVLDAIVESKDRAAAVAAVRDLLETSDFCAEAVLNLRFDRLTVTERDRIRTELEDLDATLQWLPEQRPFSTGAGVRLRPFTDSDGDTDLFRKRSAERFDDSGAPWSPDRVEQERRDGLERIDDESAGWFVAECTTGDEPSSVGLVFGELTGNEVDVAVWVAPDARKQGYGTAALKQARSELAAYFPGTVLIIRTPA
- a CDS encoding nitroreductase family deazaflavin-dependent oxidoreductase, whose product is MKRPPLLDTQFTRSLVKWMSKTNVVVYRVTGGRIGGKWRIGSAAKHGLPICLLTTTGRKTGEPRVTPLVFLEDDDRIVLVASQGGQPMNPMWYLNLKADPKVTIQIRSQVRNLVARVADDDERAQLWPKLLAMYPEFDDYQAWTDRQIPVVVCE